The Faecalibacterium sp. I3-3-89 sequence ACCCTTTTAAACACCATCGACGACCTCGCCGACGCCGCCAACTGGGTTTGCACCCAGCACGGCTGGCCCACCTTTCCGGTGGAGACCTACAAGCATTTTGTCGGCAACGGCATCCCCAAGCTGGTGGAGCGCTTTTCCCCCGCTGAGGCCCGGACGCCGGAGCGGCTGGCCGCGACGCTGGCCGAGTTCTCGGCCCGGTACGACGCCCACAAGGAGGATAAGACCGCCCCTTACCCCGGCATCCCCGAGCTTCTAGCCGCGCTGAAGGCCGAGGGCATCCAGACCGCCGTCTTTTCCAACAAAGCGGACGCTTTTTGTGGAAAGATCATCGAGCACTACTTCGGCCCGGGCAGCTTTTCGCTGGTGCGGGGCAGCCGTCCCGGTGTGCCCACCAAGCCCGACCCGGCCGGTGTCTACTCCCTGATGGCAGACCTCGGCGCAGCGCCGGAGAGCACCCTCTTTGTGGGCGACAGCGATGTGGACATCCTCACCGGGCACAATGCCGGTCTGCCCGCTCTGGGCGTTCTCTGGGGCTTCCGAGGCGAGGCGGAGCTTACCGCGGCCGGTGCGGACGCGCTGGCCGCGAAGCCGGAGGATATTCTGGCCTATCTGCGCTGCGAAAAACACTGAAAAAGCTGATTGCTTACGGCGCTACGCGCCGCCGCCCTGTCCCGGGTTGTGGCTCCCAGCATCCGCTTCGTGCCTTGGACAGCACTCGCGTCTTGCTGGCCACGGCCCCAACAATGACTCCCTGTTTCTGCCGCTGGCAGCGGTCGTCATTGTTGCGATTCCCGTACGGGTCTAACAAAAAACGCCCTTGCGCCCAGACCGCAGCAACCACGGTAGACATTCCTGACTCGTGGGACCCGAACACTAAAAAAGAGTCCACCGGACTCTTTTTTGCCGCCTGCGGGCGGCCCGTGTTCCTTCGATTCCTCGTTCGGCTTGCATAAAAAAGCTCCTCAATCCTAAGATTGAGGAGCTTTTTTATGACCCGTACGGGAATCGAACCCATGTTACAGCCGTGAAAGGGCCGTGTCTTAACCGCTTGACCAACGGGCCTTATAAATACAGAGCTTCGCTAAAACCTCCGACTTCCATCATCCACTATTGCGGACGACCGTCCCCCTTATCTTAGCGAAACTCTGTAATGTGGTAGCGGTAACTGGATTTGAACCGGTGACACTTCGGGTATGAACCGAATGCTCTAGCCAACTGAGCTATACCGCCATATTTATTTGTTGCACTTGAACAGTGCTTTATTATTATATCCAACATCCCCCGTTTTGTCAACAGCTTTTTCGAAAAAATCCGAAAATTTTTCTTCTTCCCCGCCTGCACGCAAAAACTCCCGCCATCCGGCGGGGATGGCGGGAGTTTTCAACGCTTTATGCAAGTCCTGTGGAAAACAGGCTTACTTCTTATGGACGGGAACCATGACCTCGAGGCCGCCCATGTAGGGCTGCAGCACCTTGGGGATGGTGACGCTGCCGTCGGCCTGCAGATGATTCTCGAGGAATGCGATGAGCATACGCGGAGGAGCCACGCAGGTGTTGTTCAGGGTGTGGGCCAGATAGGTCTTGCCGTCCTTGCCCTTGACGCGGATGTGCAGGCGGCGTGCCTGTGCATCGCCCAGATTGGAGCAGGAGCAGACCTCGAAATACTTCTGCTGACGGGGGCTCCAAGCCTCGATGTCGCAGCTCTTGACCTTCAGGTCGGCGAGGTCGCCGGAGCAGCAGTTCAGCTGACGGACGGGGATCTCCATATTGCGGAACAGCTCGACGGAGTTCTTCCAGAGCTTCTCATACCAGTCGGCGCTCTCCTCGGGGCGGCAGACGACGATCATCTCCTGCTTCTCGAACTGGTGGATGCGGTAGATGCCGCGCTCCTCAATGCCGTGTGCGCCCTTCTCCTTGCGGAAGCAGGGGCTGTAGGAGGTCAGGGTCAGGGGCAGAGTGGCCTCGTCCAGAGTCTCATCGATGAAGCGGCCGATCATGGTGTGCTCGCTGGTGCCGATGAGGTAGAGGTCTTCGCCCTCGATTTTATACATCATAGCGTCCATTTCCGGGAAAGACATGACGCCCTGCACCACGTTGCCGTGCATCATGAAGGGAGGGATGACATAGGTGAAGCCCTTGTCGATCATGAAGTCGCGGGCATAGGCCAGAACAGCCTCGTGCAGGCGGGCGATGTTGCCCAGCAGGTAGTAGAAGCCATTACCGGCCACGCGGCCTGCGGCGTCCATATCGATGCCGTCGAAGCTCTCCATGATCTCGGTGTGGTACGGGATGGGGAAATCGGGCACGACAGGCTCACCGAAGCGCTGTGCCTCGACGTTGTAGGTGTCGTCCGGGCCGATGGGCACGCTGGGGTCGATCATCTGGGGGATGGTGTACATGATCTCCTGAATGCGTGCGGAGAGCTTGGCCTCCTCGGCTTCCAGCTCTGCCATCTTGTCGGCGTCTGCCTTGACGGCGGCGTTGTTGGCGTCGATCTGGGCCTGCAGCTCCGCCTTCTTGGCCTCGTCGTCGCACTTCTTCAGCTGACCGAACAGGGGGCCGTTGGCCTTGCTCAGCTTGTTGCGGGCGGCCTTGAGGGCTTCCACTTCCTTCAGGCACTCACGGTACTTGGCGTCCTTCTCGATGACCTCGTCAACGAGGGGGAGCTTTGCATCCTGAAATTTCTTCTTGATGTTTTCCTTGACCGCATCCGGGTTGTCGCGGACAAATTTGATGTCAAGCATGATAACTCTCCTTATACTCTATTGCTTGCACAGGGAGCGTTCTCCGCTGTGCCGTTCAAAGGCGGTGTTCCCCGCCTTGGTACGCTAAATTCACTATCTTGAGCGGCTGCTGCGCTCAACCTCTCCTACCGAGGAGAGGCCTTGGCATTTCGTAAAATTCGTTCTCTTCGCCGAAGGCTCTGAGAGGCTTACTCCACGCTGTACTGCCCCAGCAGATTGGCGAAGGCCTTCAGCTGGTCGTCTGAATAGAAATGGACGGTGAGCTTGCCCTTGCCGTCGTGGTAGGCTACACGGACTTCGCTGCCAAGTGCCTGCTTGAGGCTTTCTTCCACTTCCACCGGCAGGGCGCTGGGCAGCGGCGGGGCCGCAGGCTCTTTCGCGGGCTTGGCCAGCTTTTTGCAGAGGGCCTCAGCCTGACGGACATTCAGCTGGTTGTCTGCGATCATCTGGGCCGCTTCCGCCTGAAGCTCCGGCGTCGGCAGGCCCAAGACCACCTTTGCGTGGCCGATGGTGATGAAGCCGCTTTTCAGCAGTTCGAGCACCGAGTCCGGCAGAGTCAGCAGACGCAGGATGTTGGCCAACGCACTGCGGCTCTTGCCCAGCTTGCGGGCGGCCTGCTCCTGCGTCAGGCCGCAGCGGTCCATCAGCTCGCGGATGCCCGCCGCCTCTTCCACCGGGTCGAGGTCTTCGCGCTGGAGGTTCTCCACCAGCGCCAGTTCCATTGCCTGCTCGTCGGTCACATCCTTGACGATGACCGGCACCTCA is a genomic window containing:
- the serS gene encoding serine--tRNA ligase, with the protein product MLDIKFVRDNPDAVKENIKKKFQDAKLPLVDEVIEKDAKYRECLKEVEALKAARNKLSKANGPLFGQLKKCDDEAKKAELQAQIDANNAAVKADADKMAELEAEEAKLSARIQEIMYTIPQMIDPSVPIGPDDTYNVEAQRFGEPVVPDFPIPYHTEIMESFDGIDMDAAGRVAGNGFYYLLGNIARLHEAVLAYARDFMIDKGFTYVIPPFMMHGNVVQGVMSFPEMDAMMYKIEGEDLYLIGTSEHTMIGRFIDETLDEATLPLTLTSYSPCFRKEKGAHGIEERGIYRIHQFEKQEMIVVCRPEESADWYEKLWKNSVELFRNMEIPVRQLNCCSGDLADLKVKSCDIEAWSPRQQKYFEVCSCSNLGDAQARRLHIRVKGKDGKTYLAHTLNNTCVAPPRMLIAFLENHLQADGSVTIPKVLQPYMGGLEVMVPVHKK
- a CDS encoding HAD family hydrolase, which codes for MIKTILFDLDGTLLNTIDDLADAANWVCTQHGWPTFPVETYKHFVGNGIPKLVERFSPAEARTPERLAATLAEFSARYDAHKEDKTAPYPGIPELLAALKAEGIQTAVFSNKADAFCGKIIEHYFGPGSFSLVRGSRPGVPTKPDPAGVYSLMADLGAAPESTLFVGDSDVDILTGHNAGLPALGVLWGFRGEAELTAAGADALAAKPEDILAYLRCEKH
- a CDS encoding ParB/RepB/Spo0J family partition protein; protein product: MAKGRGGLGRGLESLFEDAAPSFESDTRIETLPLREIEPDPCQPRKTFDDETLAELSASIAEHGLLQPIAVRPRASGGYLIVAGERRWRASRMAGLTEVPVIVKDVTDEQAMELALVENLQREDLDPVEEAAGIRELMDRCGLTQEQAARKLGKSRSALANILRLLTLPDSVLELLKSGFITIGHAKVVLGLPTPELQAEAAQMIADNQLNVRQAEALCKKLAKPAKEPAAPPLPSALPVEVEESLKQALGSEVRVAYHDGKGKLTVHFYSDDQLKAFANLLGQYSVE